The segment CGGCCACTTCCGGCTCACCGAGCTCCTCCTCGACCGGTTGAAGGCCAGCGCCCCCGCCCGGGTCGTCAACGTCGCCTCCACGGCCCATCAGGCGGCCCGGAGCATGAACTTCGACGACCTCCAGGCCGAGCGCTCCTACAGCGGGATGGGCGTCTACAACCGGAGCAAGCTGGCCAACATCCTGTTCACCAGGGAGCTGGCCGAGCGGACCAAGGGCACGGGAGTCAGCGCCTTTGCCGTGCACCCGGGGACGGTGCGGACGGGGTGGGGCCGCGGCGGGGACGTGAAGGGGCTGATGGACATCGGCCTCACGATCATCCGTCCCCTGTTCATCACCCCCCGGGCGGGGGCGGCATCGATGCTGCACGCCGCCACCGCGCCCGGGCTCGAGGACCGGTCGGGCGGGTACTTCAAGCGCGTCGTGATCGGGAACTACGGACCGGTCCGGGAGGGCCGGCCGTCGGGCCCGGCCCGGGACGGGGAAGCGGCGCGGCGGTTGTGGGAGGTAAGCGAGAACCTGGTGGGGAGCGCCCGTGGCTGAGTACGACGTGGTGGTGCGGGGCGGGACGGTCGTCGACGGCACCGGTTGCCCGTCGCGCACCGCCGACGTCGCGGTCAACGACGGCGTGGTGGTGGCCGTGGGCACCGCCGGGCAGGGCCGGGTGGACGGGCGCGGCACCAGGGAGATCGACGCCGACGGGTGCCTGGTGACGCCGGGCTTCGTCGACAT is part of the Acidimicrobiales bacterium genome and harbors:
- a CDS encoding SDR family oxidoreductase gives rise to the protein MKIPDQRGRVVAITGANSGIGREAARALAGAGATVVMAGRDPARLAAAVSDVRVTTRNDDVHPVELDLSSLAAVDDAAKRILDGWDRLDVLVNNAGVVLSGREVSADGYEMTFATNHLGHFRLTELLLDRLKASAPARVVNVASTAHQAARSMNFDDLQAERSYSGMGVYNRSKLANILFTRELAERTKGTGVSAFAVHPGTVRTGWGRGGDVKGLMDIGLTIIRPLFITPRAGAASMLHAATAPGLEDRSGGYFKRVVIGNYGPVREGRPSGPARDGEAARRLWEVSENLVGSARG